TGATATGTGCCAGATGTAGAAGAGATTACCCTTGTGGAAGCAGCATTGATTCCGGCTTTAACGGCCAGTAAATGAGAGAAATGCTCCCACAAAGCAACATCATAATTATCTTTACGGGATGGGAATTTTGCGATGAATAAGTTATGATTATGATCTGTGACGCTTGCTTTTGGCCGGGCGCCACCCAATGATGAACCAGGATGCCAAAGCTGAATAATCCACTTCTTGTCCGGCAATTTATTATCTTCCTCACTTTTCTCAATTTCTTCTGATGCCATCATAAGCTCTTGAATATCAGATAATGGAGGAACAGTCAGTTTATTGTCTGAATTGATAAATTCCCCGTCCGGACTCTCTTTAAATCGGAAACCTCCCATCCTTGAGAAATCATCTATGCCAAGCAAATAATCAAAAGAAGAGAGCTGGCGAACAGGGCGCTTCTCATCTGCTGCAGCAATTTGCTCTCTGCGGTCCAACAACGTACGGCCCCACCTATCTGGCAAAGCATCTGAAAAGCATCCAAAAATATCTTTGCCGGGCTGAGTGAACTGAAGTCCCGGATAATTATTTAAATCATCAGATAAAAAAACACTAGCATATTTTTTTAGCCAATCTTTACTAAAAATAAAGCTGTAACTATTTGAACCGCGGACAGTTTCACAGTTAAGTTCACCTACGAGCTCAATTGCTTTGAGCCAGTCAAAATCTGCGTATACATATAATTTTTTCATAAGTTGCGTTGGTTATTTGTGCGTTGGTTTGTTGGTTGCGTTGTTGGTTGCGTTGTTGGTTGCGTTGTTGGTTGCGCTGTTGTTGCGTTGTTGATTGCGTTGTTGATTGCGTTGTTGGTTGCGCTACTTTTTTGAGGCTCTTTCACGCCTCTTCATATTTAAGTCCTGCAGCGCTTTGCCTAGCACATCATCTTTTGCAAGCAACAAA
The window above is part of the Bacteroidales bacterium genome. Proteins encoded here:
- a CDS encoding type II toxin-antitoxin system HipA family toxin; translated protein: MKKLYVYADFDWLKAIELVGELNCETVRGSNSYSFIFSKDWLKKYASVFLSDDLNNYPGLQFTQPGKDIFGCFSDALPDRWGRTLLDRREQIAAADEKRPVRQLSSFDYLLGIDDFSRMGGFRFKESPDGEFINSDNKLTVPPLSDIQELMMASEEIEKSEEDNKLPDKKWIIQLWHPGSSLGGARPKASVTDHNHNLFIAKFPSRKDNYDVALWEHFSHLLAVKAGINAASTRVISSTSGTYHTIVSRRFDRAKNGRRIHFASALSLLGLKDGDNASNGHGYLDIVGFILQGCTNVNYNLEELYRRVAFNICIGNSDDHFRNHGFLLTPKGWTLSPAYDLNPSMYEYQSLLISKDSSKSDLKVLSDACEDYMITRDDAARIISEVVAAVKTWRVLASRLGIPKRDIDRFASIFDGRLPK